A stretch of Microbulbifer sp. SAOS-129_SWC DNA encodes these proteins:
- a CDS encoding lactoylglutathione lyase, whose product MEYLHTMVRVADLDESLKFYCEKLGLQQVSRKDYDKGRFTLVFLAAPGDADSARENMTPCLELTHNWDPETYSGGRNFGHLAYRVDNIYATCQRLMDEGVTINRPPRDGHMAFVRSPDNISIELLQKGEPLAPQEPWASMANTGEW is encoded by the coding sequence GTGGAATATTTGCACACCATGGTTCGCGTTGCGGATCTCGACGAATCTCTGAAGTTTTATTGCGAGAAATTGGGCCTGCAGCAGGTCAGCCGCAAGGATTACGACAAAGGCCGCTTCACTCTGGTATTTCTCGCCGCGCCGGGCGATGCCGACAGCGCACGGGAAAATATGACCCCGTGCCTGGAACTGACCCACAACTGGGATCCCGAGACCTACAGCGGTGGGCGCAATTTCGGCCATCTGGCCTACCGCGTGGACAACATCTACGCTACCTGCCAGCGCCTGATGGACGAAGGCGTCACCATCAACCGCCCGCCGCGGGACGGCCATATGGCCTTTGTGCGCTCGCCGGACAACATCTCCATCGAGCTGTTGCAGAAGGGCGAACCGCTGGCACCGCAGGAGCCGTGGGCGTCGATGGCCAACACCGGGGAGTGGTAA
- a CDS encoding SIMPL domain-containing protein, with amino-acid sequence MKVVNLTLIALLALVTAACGDDNDKHERGTLVSISATGEASRVPDVANISAGVVTQSADSKQAMADNAAQMKTLMKAIKKAGIDDKDVQTSGISLFPHYVTNRSGDGKTEIDAYNARNTVNIKVRKLDKLGEVLDALTAAGANQIHGPSLEIGKPAPVMAEARQQALDKARARAEAYADSLDMKVRRIVSISESGNRAVPRPMMMEMARAKTADTATPVAPGETTVSVNLDLVFELED; translated from the coding sequence ATGAAGGTTGTTAATCTCACTTTAATCGCCCTGCTCGCCCTGGTGACCGCCGCCTGCGGCGATGACAATGACAAGCACGAACGCGGCACCCTGGTGTCCATCTCCGCCACCGGCGAGGCCAGCCGCGTACCGGATGTGGCCAACATCTCCGCCGGCGTAGTCACCCAGAGCGCAGACAGCAAGCAGGCCATGGCCGACAATGCCGCACAGATGAAGACGCTGATGAAAGCGATCAAAAAGGCCGGCATCGACGACAAGGATGTGCAGACCAGCGGCATCAGCCTGTTTCCGCACTACGTCACCAACCGCAGCGGAGACGGCAAGACCGAAATTGATGCGTATAACGCGCGCAATACCGTCAATATCAAGGTGCGTAAACTGGACAAGCTGGGCGAAGTGCTCGATGCCCTGACCGCTGCCGGCGCCAACCAGATCCACGGCCCCAGCCTGGAAATCGGCAAGCCCGCGCCGGTGATGGCCGAAGCGCGCCAGCAGGCGCTGGACAAGGCCCGCGCCCGCGCCGAGGCCTACGCCGATTCACTGGACATGAAGGTGCGCCGCATCGTCAGCATTTCCGAGAGTGGCAACCGCGCCGTACCGCGACCGATGATGATGGAAATGGCCCGCGCCAAGACCGCAGATACCGCTACTCCGGTTGCGCCGGGGGAGACCACTGTATCGGTCAACCTGGACCTGGTGTTCGAACTGGAAGACTGA
- a CDS encoding pitrilysin family protein — protein sequence MKLRHAFIGLCLVAFALVGCGEGEDTHRALSVDKEAAASSRAAAADKQAYVQPPKLDIPFHREKLANGLTVIVHEDHKAPVVSVNIWYKVGSKDEVPGKTGFAHLFEHLMFNGSENHPGEYFEPFQRSGATNMNGSTNNDRTNYYETVPQGALDMALWMESDRMGHFSGAITQSVLDEQRGVVKNEKRQGENAPYGRAMDTIAAGTFPPYHPYSWTPIGSMDDLDQASLADVKKWFAEYYQPANAILVISGDITVEQAMAKAREYFGDIPSTAKQPRVKNWELPAQVNKREVMNDQVPQTRIYKVWNVPAVGSDEEDALDLITSLLANRKNALLYRRLVREEKVATSVSAFYYGRQLAGQLMVIVDVKPGQSPDTVEDLLDKELHKFARQGVDADELRRIKQSEFAGLVKGLEKVSGISDILARGEFYYGNPGALIDDLPHYANISALDVQEVANRWLTDDSYTLVIRPKGQYSVTGKDVDRSKLPPVDKSVHLKLPQQQTFTLDNGLKVVLAARHDTPVVLMNLQFHSGAAADGDKLGLASVAAHMLSEGAGDYDALEFSAREEALGANIGAGSGLDYNNITFSALKTQLEPSLDLFATVVTKPRFPEADLERVKSNWVDTIAQEKAQPQGLALRALPPLLFGKDHPYGAPLTGSGTVKAVESITRDDLMNFQKTWVRPDNATLTVVGDVTRKEIEPLLNAALKHWKAPKTPLKTVQIPPVKRPSSAKVYLLDRPGAQQSFILAGLVMPPWKPKGAEAYEAMETLIAGKFTSRVNMNLREDKHWSYGASAVTLDTEGQRPYLLFAPVQTDKTAPAIKELLKEYRAYLGPKPVREKELADYRDDEVLKQSARFQTKGQLLSSISWQVEKGLPPEYIADYPQRVAALTKGQVEDAAQHFLAPNQFTWVIVGDLSKIQKDVEALGIGPVTVLSPGGQSD from the coding sequence ATGAAATTGCGCCACGCGTTCATTGGTCTATGTCTGGTCGCCTTTGCCCTTGTCGGCTGTGGCGAGGGCGAGGATACCCATCGCGCCCTCTCCGTGGACAAGGAGGCCGCCGCCAGCAGCCGCGCCGCTGCGGCGGACAAGCAGGCCTATGTGCAGCCGCCAAAACTGGATATCCCGTTTCACAGGGAGAAGCTGGCCAACGGCCTTACGGTCATCGTTCACGAGGATCACAAGGCGCCGGTGGTCTCCGTCAATATCTGGTACAAGGTGGGCTCCAAGGATGAAGTGCCCGGCAAGACCGGCTTTGCGCACCTGTTCGAACACCTGATGTTCAATGGTTCGGAAAACCACCCGGGGGAGTACTTCGAGCCGTTCCAGCGCTCCGGCGCCACCAATATGAACGGTTCGACCAATAACGACCGCACCAATTACTACGAGACAGTGCCCCAGGGAGCGCTGGATATGGCGCTGTGGATGGAGTCGGATCGCATGGGGCACTTCAGTGGTGCCATTACCCAGTCGGTGCTGGATGAGCAGCGCGGTGTGGTAAAGAACGAAAAGCGCCAGGGCGAGAACGCCCCCTACGGCCGTGCCATGGATACCATCGCCGCCGGCACCTTCCCGCCTTACCATCCCTATTCGTGGACGCCGATCGGCTCGATGGACGATCTCGACCAGGCCAGTCTGGCAGACGTCAAGAAGTGGTTCGCCGAATACTACCAGCCCGCCAACGCCATCCTGGTGATCTCCGGCGATATCACCGTCGAACAGGCGATGGCCAAGGCGCGCGAATATTTTGGCGATATCCCCAGCACCGCCAAGCAGCCGCGGGTAAAAAACTGGGAGCTGCCGGCACAGGTCAACAAGCGCGAGGTCATGAATGATCAGGTGCCGCAAACGCGCATCTACAAGGTGTGGAATGTCCCGGCTGTCGGCAGTGACGAGGAGGACGCGCTCGACCTGATCACCTCATTGCTGGCCAACCGCAAGAATGCGCTGCTCTACCGGCGCCTGGTGCGCGAGGAAAAAGTGGCCACCAGTGTCAGCGCCTTCTATTACGGTCGCCAGCTGGCCGGGCAGCTGATGGTGATCGTGGATGTGAAACCGGGCCAGTCGCCCGACACAGTGGAGGATCTGCTCGACAAGGAGCTGCACAAGTTTGCCAGGCAGGGGGTCGATGCCGACGAACTGCGTCGCATCAAACAGAGTGAATTCGCCGGGCTGGTGAAAGGTCTGGAGAAGGTCAGCGGTATCAGCGATATCCTCGCCCGCGGCGAGTTTTATTACGGCAATCCCGGTGCGCTGATCGACGATCTGCCGCACTACGCGAATATCTCCGCACTGGATGTGCAGGAGGTGGCCAACCGCTGGCTGACCGACGATAGCTATACCCTGGTGATTCGGCCGAAGGGCCAGTATTCGGTTACCGGCAAGGATGTCGATCGCAGCAAGTTGCCGCCGGTAGACAAGAGCGTGCACCTGAAGCTGCCCCAGCAGCAAACCTTTACCCTGGATAATGGCCTGAAAGTCGTGCTGGCGGCCCGGCACGATACGCCAGTGGTGTTGATGAACCTGCAGTTTCACAGTGGTGCGGCGGCCGATGGCGACAAGCTCGGCCTGGCGTCGGTGGCTGCGCACATGCTGAGTGAGGGGGCCGGGGACTACGACGCGCTGGAATTCAGCGCCCGTGAAGAGGCGCTGGGTGCGAACATCGGCGCCGGTAGCGGGCTCGATTACAACAATATTACCTTCAGCGCGCTGAAAACCCAGCTGGAGCCGTCGCTGGATCTGTTTGCCACGGTGGTCACCAAGCCGCGTTTCCCCGAGGCGGATCTGGAGCGGGTAAAGTCCAACTGGGTCGATACCATCGCCCAGGAGAAGGCGCAGCCCCAGGGCCTGGCCCTGCGCGCTCTGCCGCCGCTGCTGTTCGGCAAGGACCATCCCTACGGCGCACCGCTGACCGGTTCCGGCACAGTCAAGGCGGTCGAGTCGATTACCCGCGATGACCTGATGAATTTCCAGAAAACCTGGGTGCGCCCGGACAACGCCACGCTGACGGTAGTCGGGGATGTGACCAGGAAAGAAATCGAGCCGTTACTGAACGCGGCGTTAAAGCACTGGAAGGCCCCGAAAACACCGCTCAAAACCGTGCAGATACCGCCGGTGAAGCGACCGTCTTCGGCCAAGGTCTACCTGCTCGATCGCCCCGGCGCACAGCAGAGCTTTATTCTTGCGGGGCTGGTAATGCCGCCGTGGAAGCCCAAGGGGGCCGAGGCCTACGAGGCAATGGAAACCCTGATTGCGGGCAAATTTACCTCGCGGGTCAATATGAACCTGCGCGAAGACAAACACTGGAGCTACGGTGCCAGCGCCGTAACGCTGGATACCGAGGGGCAGCGCCCGTATCTGCTGTTTGCCCCGGTGCAGACTGACAAGACTGCCCCGGCGATCAAGGAGCTGTTGAAGGAGTATCGTGCCTATCTGGGTCCCAAGCCGGTGCGCGAAAAGGAGCTTGCCGACTATCGCGACGACGAGGTGCTGAAGCAGAGTGCGCGCTTCCAGACCAAGGGCCAGCTGCTCTCCAGTATTTCCTGGCAGGTGGAAAAGGGATTGCCGCCGGAATATATCGCCGATTACCCGCAACGGGTGGCGGCGCTGACCAAAGGGCAGGTGGAGGACGCGGCGCAACACTTCCTGGCGCCGAATCAGTTTACCTGGGTGATTGTCGGCGACCTGAGCAAGATCCAGAAAGACGTGGAAGCGCTCGGAATCGGCCCGGTAACGGTGCTGTCGCCCGGCGGGCAATCGGACTAG
- a CDS encoding VacB/RNase II family 3'-5' exoribonuclease, whose product MLNADALQQLKQLKTDIRSTKEYAEGRVRGSSGKFGFVVLDDGREAFLPPPEMERVFPGDRVRVSLTEENKGKLSAELDALVESELKYLVGKYVQRGQGHFVQPSQNGLNRWIFLPPKARGKAQPGEFIAASVNRHPFKDGRAQAKVIEVIGKPDMPGIEHAFVVAQHQLSDRFSDAALKQAEDIKDQLDAVVAERKDLSDYGFATIDAESTLDMDDALAVSQRDGGWTLHIAVADPSSLIEAGSPLDKEAFKRAHSQYLPGETLPMLPPHLCENLFSLVAGEQRPVLAVHIDVDTDGRIGESRYEFGAMRSRHKLSYAQVSRFIDGDESAVPEDQQESLRNLAALSKARAAYRAGHSLVMEDRPDYVIQLNAQRKIERIEKQERNVAQRMVEEAMLAANISVGDKLAAMGRGCFSVHLGFRDERIGEVKSLLKELLPEFADKDLLQLDNYLALVKHLESHEEPQMQNLLAVLKRMLRPGQLDNKAGAHLGLGLSAYATVTSPIRKYNDLHNHRVLRAATAGEQEHPLSDEQIETLQDSLMRGRQANRALEQWLYAQFMQDKTAQEFTGKITLVNGAGLGVRLDDYGIDGFVRLNGDKKNLPDFDGKHLILKHREQSYQLEQSVTVTVAAVDVDKRRIALELVDAAKAE is encoded by the coding sequence ATGCTGAATGCCGACGCCCTGCAACAACTCAAACAACTGAAAACCGATATCCGCTCCACCAAGGAGTATGCCGAGGGCCGGGTGCGCGGCAGCAGCGGCAAGTTCGGCTTCGTGGTCCTCGACGACGGCCGCGAGGCCTTCCTGCCACCGCCGGAGATGGAGCGCGTTTTCCCCGGCGACCGGGTACGCGTCAGCCTCACCGAGGAGAACAAGGGCAAGCTGTCCGCGGAACTGGACGCGCTGGTGGAGAGTGAACTCAAGTACCTGGTGGGCAAATACGTGCAGCGCGGCCAGGGCCACTTCGTGCAACCGAGCCAGAATGGCCTCAACCGCTGGATCTTCCTGCCCCCCAAGGCCCGCGGCAAGGCCCAGCCCGGTGAATTCATCGCCGCCAGCGTCAACCGCCACCCGTTCAAGGACGGCCGCGCCCAGGCGAAGGTGATCGAGGTGATCGGCAAACCGGACATGCCCGGCATCGAACACGCTTTTGTCGTCGCCCAGCACCAGCTGTCCGACCGCTTCAGCGACGCGGCACTGAAACAGGCTGAAGACATCAAGGACCAGCTCGACGCGGTCGTCGCCGAGCGCAAGGACCTGTCCGACTACGGCTTCGCCACCATCGACGCGGAGAGCACGCTCGATATGGACGACGCCCTCGCCGTCAGCCAGCGCGATGGTGGCTGGACCCTGCATATCGCCGTGGCCGATCCGTCCAGCCTGATTGAAGCCGGCAGCCCGCTGGATAAAGAGGCGTTCAAGCGCGCCCACAGCCAGTACCTGCCCGGCGAAACCCTGCCGATGCTGCCGCCGCACCTGTGCGAGAACCTCTTCTCTCTGGTGGCCGGCGAACAGCGCCCGGTGCTGGCAGTGCATATCGATGTCGATACAGACGGCCGCATCGGAGAATCCCGTTACGAGTTCGGCGCCATGCGCTCCCGGCACAAGCTGAGCTACGCCCAGGTGAGCCGCTTTATCGACGGCGACGAATCCGCGGTACCGGAAGACCAGCAAGAAAGCCTGCGCAACCTGGCGGCACTGAGCAAAGCCCGCGCCGCCTACCGTGCCGGCCACTCGCTGGTGATGGAAGACCGCCCCGACTATGTGATCCAGCTGAATGCGCAGCGCAAGATCGAGCGGATCGAAAAGCAGGAGCGCAACGTCGCCCAGCGCATGGTGGAAGAAGCCATGCTCGCCGCCAACATCAGCGTCGGCGATAAGCTCGCCGCCATGGGCCGCGGCTGCTTCTCCGTGCACCTGGGCTTTCGCGACGAACGCATTGGCGAAGTAAAAAGCCTGCTCAAGGAGCTGCTGCCGGAGTTCGCCGACAAAGACCTGCTGCAACTGGATAATTACCTGGCGCTGGTCAAGCACCTGGAGAGCCACGAAGAGCCGCAGATGCAAAACCTGCTCGCGGTGCTCAAGCGTATGCTGCGCCCGGGCCAGCTGGACAACAAGGCCGGCGCCCACCTCGGCCTCGGCCTCAGCGCTTACGCCACCGTCACTTCGCCGATTCGCAAATACAACGACCTGCACAACCACCGGGTACTGCGCGCCGCCACCGCGGGCGAACAGGAGCACCCGCTCTCCGACGAACAGATCGAGACGTTGCAGGACAGCCTGATGCGCGGGCGCCAGGCCAACCGCGCACTGGAACAGTGGCTCTACGCCCAGTTTATGCAAGACAAGACCGCGCAGGAATTTACCGGCAAGATCACCCTGGTCAATGGTGCCGGCCTCGGCGTGCGCCTGGACGACTATGGCATCGACGGTTTCGTGCGGCTGAACGGCGACAAGAAAAACCTGCCGGACTTCGACGGCAAACACCTGATCCTGAAACACCGGGAGCAGAGCTACCAGCTGGAGCAGTCGGTCACCGTCACGGTGGCCGCCGTCGACGTGGACAAACGCCGCATCGCCCTCGAGCTGGTCGACGCCGCCAAAGCGGAATAA
- a CDS encoding mechanosensitive ion channel domain-containing protein, whose protein sequence is MKAEDYLSKLSNQFREMLASTSEVTVLSQIGIIALIYVLAFVFTRRLQKVVPVLARLPDVPELHPVRTLVYRVGRLLFPLLAIVLLKIAAAYLPQLIGSGWVLHLALAVAIILLFNSFVREVVSNRAAATAFRWVGIPILFLYVVGVLGDIVAVLDSMAVQIGNIRLSVYGILRTLIFGSLLFWLGRVSNSTGQTIIRRQETIDFRTREVFAKLFEIVLYVIIGVLILQLMGINLTTLAVFGGAVGVGVGFGLQHIAANMISGITLIMDRSLTLGDYVEIEGGQKGTVVKMSMRATTLETFDGKDVVVPNEKFISNAFVNWTQKNKKQRYRVDFSVAYSTDVRQVVEIIKKAVAGHPQVLSGEALPFEERPDCEIDNFGDNGVNMFVEFWMEGVDDGRNRVGGDLLLIILETLQQHGVEIPFPQRDVRLVDMPRASTPGT, encoded by the coding sequence ATGAAAGCGGAAGATTACCTGAGCAAGCTGTCAAACCAGTTTCGCGAGATGCTGGCTTCCACCAGCGAAGTGACGGTATTGAGCCAGATTGGCATTATCGCCCTGATCTATGTCCTGGCTTTTGTCTTCACGCGCCGACTGCAGAAGGTGGTTCCGGTATTGGCCCGGTTGCCGGATGTGCCGGAACTGCATCCGGTGCGGACGCTGGTCTACCGGGTTGGGCGCCTTCTGTTCCCTCTGCTGGCGATCGTATTACTGAAGATCGCCGCCGCCTATTTACCCCAGTTGATCGGTTCCGGTTGGGTGCTGCATCTGGCGCTGGCCGTGGCCATTATCCTGCTGTTCAACTCCTTCGTGCGCGAGGTGGTGAGCAATCGGGCGGCCGCCACGGCGTTCCGGTGGGTGGGTATTCCGATTCTGTTCCTGTATGTCGTCGGCGTGCTGGGCGACATCGTGGCGGTACTGGATTCCATGGCGGTACAGATTGGCAATATCCGCCTGTCGGTCTACGGGATTCTCCGCACCCTCATTTTTGGCTCGCTGCTGTTCTGGCTCGGCCGCGTGTCCAACTCCACCGGGCAGACGATTATCCGGCGGCAGGAAACCATTGATTTCCGTACGCGGGAAGTTTTTGCCAAATTATTTGAAATAGTCCTCTACGTCATTATTGGCGTCCTGATCCTGCAGTTGATGGGGATTAACCTGACGACGTTGGCTGTATTTGGTGGCGCAGTGGGGGTCGGGGTCGGCTTCGGGCTGCAGCATATCGCGGCCAATATGATATCCGGCATCACCCTTATTATGGATCGCTCCCTCACTCTGGGGGATTACGTTGAAATAGAGGGCGGGCAAAAGGGCACTGTGGTCAAGATGAGCATGCGCGCCACCACGCTGGAGACATTCGATGGCAAGGATGTGGTCGTGCCCAATGAAAAATTTATTTCCAATGCATTCGTCAACTGGACCCAGAAAAACAAGAAGCAGCGCTACCGGGTGGATTTCTCCGTAGCCTACAGTACCGATGTGCGCCAGGTGGTGGAAATCATCAAGAAGGCGGTAGCGGGCCATCCGCAGGTGTTGAGTGGCGAGGCTCTGCCGTTTGAAGAGCGGCCCGACTGTGAGATCGACAATTTCGGTGATAACGGCGTCAATATGTTTGTCGAATTCTGGATGGAAGGTGTCGATGACGGCCGCAATCGGGTAGGCGGTGATCTGTTGCTGATCATTCTGGAAACGCTACAGCAACACGGTGTCGAGATTCCGTTCCCGCAGCGCGATGTGCGCCTGGTCGATATGCCCCGGGCGAGCACCCCGGGCACATGA
- a CDS encoding Glu/Leu/Phe/Val dehydrogenase dimerization domain-containing protein translates to MSIFSHPAYDKHEEVAFYQDAKSGLKAIIAVHNTNLGPSLGGCRMWPYADDGEALNDVLRLSRGMTYKSAMAGLKLGGGKSVIIGDPRKDKTPELLRAMGDFLNTLGGRYITAEDSGTSVEDMHVIGERTKFVSGLDECSEHGGDPSPQTAYGVFVGLKAAVEHRWNRTDLNGLKVSIQGVGNVGFRLGKLLKEAGAELFVTDIFQDNIDRAVNELGATAVSAEEIFDLDVDVFAPCAMGAILNDDTLSRLKAGAIAGAANNQLAEERHAGALREKGILYSPDYVINAGGIIDVYYQQQGNYDPAQVKTHIESIATTMQEIFQRADESGETTAHVADRIAEERFGHEDAVKKTDSEAA, encoded by the coding sequence ATGAGTATATTTTCCCACCCCGCCTACGATAAGCACGAAGAAGTGGCTTTTTATCAGGATGCCAAAAGCGGACTGAAGGCGATTATTGCGGTGCACAACACCAATCTGGGACCCTCACTCGGTGGTTGCCGCATGTGGCCCTATGCCGATGACGGCGAGGCGCTGAACGACGTGCTGCGCCTGTCCCGCGGCATGACCTATAAATCGGCAATGGCCGGCCTGAAGCTGGGCGGCGGCAAGTCCGTGATTATCGGCGATCCGCGCAAAGACAAGACCCCCGAGCTGCTGCGCGCCATGGGCGACTTCCTGAATACTCTAGGTGGCCGCTACATCACTGCCGAGGACTCCGGCACCAGTGTCGAAGATATGCACGTCATCGGCGAGCGCACCAAGTTCGTCTCCGGCCTCGACGAGTGTTCCGAACACGGTGGCGATCCGTCCCCGCAGACTGCCTACGGCGTATTCGTCGGCCTGAAGGCAGCGGTTGAGCACCGCTGGAACCGGACTGACCTGAACGGCCTGAAAGTCTCGATTCAGGGCGTCGGTAATGTCGGCTTCCGCCTGGGCAAACTGCTGAAAGAGGCCGGTGCCGAGCTGTTCGTAACCGATATCTTCCAGGACAACATCGATCGCGCCGTCAATGAGCTGGGTGCGACCGCGGTAAGTGCGGAAGAGATCTTTGACCTCGACGTAGACGTCTTCGCGCCCTGTGCCATGGGTGCCATTCTCAATGACGATACCCTGTCCCGCCTGAAGGCGGGTGCGATCGCCGGCGCCGCCAACAACCAGCTGGCCGAAGAGCGCCACGCCGGAGCGCTGCGCGAGAAGGGCATCCTCTACTCGCCGGATTACGTGATCAATGCCGGCGGCATCATCGACGTGTACTACCAGCAGCAGGGCAACTACGACCCGGCGCAGGTCAAGACGCACATCGAGAGTATCGCCACCACGATGCAGGAAATTTTCCAGCGCGCCGACGAAAGCGGCGAGACCACGGCGCATGTTGCCGACCGTATCGCCGAAGAGCGCTTCGGCCATGAAGATGCGGTAAAAAAAACTGATTCAGAAGCTGCCTAA
- a CDS encoding glutathione S-transferase family protein has product MKIYEYAAAPNCRRVRMYLAEKGLDIDLVPVDITKGENLSAEYRQRDINAKVPVLELDDGSHIAESVAIKRYFEELHPQPPLFGRDPQEKALVEMWNRRADFNMMFNVGMCFQHTSGAFADRMKVFPEFGEEAGRKTSKFFDVLDHHLANSEFLVGDYFSVADIGMLCSMEFGRVVKLRPDAEKHPHLTRWREQLNSRPSARA; this is encoded by the coding sequence ATGAAGATCTATGAATACGCCGCCGCCCCCAACTGCCGCCGCGTGCGCATGTACCTGGCCGAAAAGGGCCTGGATATCGACCTGGTGCCGGTAGATATCACCAAAGGTGAAAACCTGAGCGCCGAATACCGCCAGCGCGATATCAATGCCAAGGTGCCGGTGCTGGAACTGGACGACGGCTCCCACATCGCCGAATCGGTGGCGATCAAGCGCTATTTCGAAGAGCTGCACCCGCAACCGCCGCTGTTCGGCCGCGACCCGCAGGAAAAAGCCCTGGTGGAAATGTGGAATCGCCGCGCCGACTTCAACATGATGTTCAACGTGGGCATGTGCTTCCAGCATACGTCCGGCGCTTTTGCCGATCGTATGAAAGTATTCCCGGAATTCGGTGAAGAGGCCGGGCGCAAGACCTCCAAGTTTTTCGACGTGCTCGACCATCACCTGGCGAACAGCGAGTTTCTGGTGGGGGATTACTTCTCGGTGGCGGATATCGGTATGCTGTGCAGCATGGAATTCGGCAGAGTGGTCAAACTGCGCCCGGATGCGGAAAAACACCCGCACCTGACCCGCTGGCGGGAACAGCTGAACAGCCGCCCCAGCGCCAGGGCGTAA
- a CDS encoding amidohydrolase family protein yields the protein MTTNTRPRNFIDGLARLCLLAAAALASVAVAAAETAPQSGGELAIYAGHLFDSESGRLLPAHTVHVVDGRIKSVQAGYAKRDRETLIDLRKYTVLPGLMDMHTHLTTEYGPRTYMETFTWNPADYALRGVDTAKRTLEAGFTTVRNLGDTANVTISLRNAINRGTIEGPRIFTAGKAIATTGGHADPTNGYRYDLMGSPGPVDGVINGPISARQAVRQRYKDGADLIKITATGGVLSVARNGDNPQFMPDELEAIVATAKDYGFTVAVHAHGKEGIERAVRAGVDSIEHGTYMDTETMDLMKRHHTWYVPTLMAGEWVTEKARVEGFFPDVVRKKAATIGPLLKKTFAEAYRRGVKIAFGTDSGVSRHGDNAREFALMVAAGMTPADAIRSATWNAADLLNMQDELGSISEGKQADIIAVAGNPLEDISELQRVKFVMKGGEVYKQPE from the coding sequence ATGACAACAAATACCAGACCGCGCAACTTCATCGATGGACTCGCTCGTCTCTGCCTGCTGGCCGCCGCGGCGCTTGCCAGTGTCGCGGTGGCTGCGGCTGAGACGGCGCCGCAGAGCGGTGGGGAACTGGCCATCTACGCCGGCCACTTATTCGACAGCGAAAGCGGCCGCTTGCTGCCCGCCCACACCGTACATGTGGTAGACGGGCGCATTAAGTCGGTGCAGGCGGGCTACGCCAAGCGCGATCGCGAAACCTTGATTGACCTGCGTAAATACACGGTACTGCCGGGCCTGATGGATATGCATACGCACCTGACGACAGAGTACGGCCCGCGCACCTATATGGAAACCTTCACCTGGAATCCCGCGGATTACGCCCTGCGCGGCGTGGATACCGCCAAGCGCACGCTGGAGGCTGGTTTTACCACCGTGCGCAATCTCGGTGATACCGCCAATGTCACCATCAGCCTGCGCAACGCGATCAATCGCGGCACCATCGAGGGGCCGCGCATTTTTACGGCCGGCAAGGCGATTGCCACTACCGGCGGCCATGCGGATCCGACCAACGGCTATCGCTACGACCTGATGGGTTCGCCGGGACCGGTCGACGGGGTGATTAACGGGCCGATCAGCGCGCGCCAGGCGGTGCGCCAGCGCTACAAGGATGGCGCCGACCTGATCAAGATCACCGCCACTGGCGGCGTACTGAGTGTGGCCAGAAACGGCGATAATCCGCAGTTTATGCCCGACGAACTGGAGGCCATTGTCGCTACCGCGAAAGACTACGGTTTTACCGTGGCGGTACATGCCCACGGCAAGGAAGGGATCGAGCGGGCGGTGCGCGCCGGGGTGGATTCCATCGAGCACGGTACCTATATGGATACCGAAACCATGGACCTGATGAAGCGCCACCACACCTGGTATGTGCCGACGCTGATGGCGGGGGAGTGGGTGACGGAGAAAGCGCGGGTAGAGGGCTTCTTCCCGGACGTGGTTCGCAAGAAGGCCGCCACCATCGGTCCGTTATTGAAAAAAACCTTCGCTGAGGCCTACCGGCGCGGGGTCAAGATCGCCTTCGGCACCGACAGCGGCGTCAGCCGTCACGGCGACAATGCGCGGGAATTCGCCCTGATGGTGGCTGCCGGGATGACACCGGCGGACGCCATCCGCAGCGCCACCTGGAACGCCGCGGACCTGCTCAATATGCAGGATGAACTGGGCAGCATCAGCGAGGGCAAGCAGGCGGACATCATCGCGGTGGCCGGCAACCCGTTGGAGGATATTTCCGAGTTGCAACGGGTGAAGTTTGTGATGAAGGGCGGGGAGGTTTACAAGCAACCCGAGTGA
- a CDS encoding TrkA C-terminal domain-containing protein, giving the protein MAGAVIEYIAAQVDFPEIDVRQRLTVSRGYGVGEIYVPEGSRFVGRAIADIRTDEHDINVLTLYRGRKVIPNPKATRVLEANDKLLCFGRLEVMRDMIPAKTRRRRQPDIGNLPADAVSAADTVPEVDQ; this is encoded by the coding sequence GTGGCCGGGGCGGTGATCGAATACATTGCCGCGCAGGTGGATTTCCCGGAAATTGATGTGCGCCAGCGCCTGACCGTGAGCCGGGGTTATGGCGTCGGTGAAATCTATGTGCCCGAGGGCTCGCGGTTTGTCGGCCGCGCCATTGCCGATATTCGCACGGATGAACACGATATCAATGTGCTCACGCTCTATCGTGGGCGCAAGGTGATTCCCAATCCCAAGGCCACGCGGGTGCTCGAAGCCAACGACAAGCTGCTCTGTTTCGGCCGGCTGGAAGTCATGCGTGACATGATCCCGGCGAAAACCCGCCGGCGGCGCCAGCCGGACATTGGCAATCTGCCGGCTGATGCGGTATCGGCCGCTGACACGGTACCGGAAGTGGACCAGTAG